From a single Streptomyces misionensis genomic region:
- a CDS encoding Gfo/Idh/MocA family protein — protein sequence MNGVTGRMGYRQHLLRSILALRDQGGLALGDGTVLWPEPVLLGRREHALREIAERHGLEHVSTDLDAVLADPDVDIYFDAQVTAAREEALRKAIAAGKHVYTEKPTATGLDGALELARLAREKGVRHGVVQDKLFLPGLLKLKRLVDGGFFGKILSVRGEFGYWVFEGDWQQAQRPSWNYRAEDGGGIVLDMFPHWEYVLHELFGRVTSVQALTATHVPRRWDEHGRPYTATADDAAYGIFELDGGVVAQINSSWAVRVHRDELVEFQVDGTEGSAVAGLRDCRVQHRSATPKPVWNPDVPAGERFRDQWQEVPDNGEFDNGFKAQWELFLKHVYAGAPYRWDLSAGARGVQLAELGLKSAAEGRRQAVPEIAP from the coding sequence ATGAACGGCGTGACCGGGCGCATGGGCTACCGCCAGCACCTGCTCCGGTCGATCCTCGCCCTGCGCGACCAGGGCGGCCTCGCCCTCGGCGACGGCACCGTGCTGTGGCCCGAGCCGGTCCTGCTCGGCCGCCGTGAGCACGCCCTGAGGGAGATCGCCGAGCGGCACGGCCTGGAGCACGTCTCCACCGACCTGGACGCGGTGCTCGCCGACCCGGACGTCGACATCTACTTCGACGCCCAGGTCACCGCCGCCCGCGAGGAGGCGCTCAGGAAGGCGATCGCCGCCGGGAAGCACGTCTACACCGAGAAGCCCACCGCCACCGGCCTCGACGGCGCCCTCGAACTCGCCCGCCTGGCCCGGGAGAAGGGCGTACGGCACGGGGTCGTCCAGGACAAGCTCTTCCTGCCGGGCCTGCTGAAGCTGAAGCGGTTGGTCGACGGGGGCTTCTTCGGGAAGATCCTGTCCGTGCGCGGCGAGTTCGGCTACTGGGTCTTCGAGGGCGACTGGCAGCAGGCCCAGCGTCCCTCCTGGAACTACCGCGCCGAGGACGGCGGCGGCATCGTCCTCGACATGTTCCCGCACTGGGAGTACGTGCTGCACGAGCTGTTCGGCCGCGTCACCTCCGTCCAGGCCCTGACCGCGACCCACGTCCCGCGGCGCTGGGACGAGCACGGCAGGCCCTACACCGCCACCGCCGACGACGCCGCCTACGGCATCTTCGAGCTGGACGGCGGTGTGGTCGCGCAGATCAACTCCTCCTGGGCGGTCCGCGTCCACCGCGACGAACTGGTGGAGTTCCAGGTCGACGGCACGGAGGGCTCGGCCGTCGCGGGCCTGCGCGACTGCCGCGTCCAGCACCGCTCCGCCACCCCCAAGCCGGTCTGGAACCCCGACGTCCCCGCCGGCGAGCGCTTCCGCGACCAGTGGCAGGAGGTGCCGGACAACGGGGAGTTCGACAACGGCTTCAAGGCCCAGTGGGAGCTGTTCCTCAAGCACGTCTACGCCGGCGCCCCCTACCGGTGGGACCTGTCGGCCGGCGCGCGCGGCGTCCAACTCGCCGAACTGGGCCTGAAGTCCGCCGCGGAAGGCCGCCGTCAGGCCGTTCCGGAGATCGCCCCGTGA
- a CDS encoding LacI family DNA-binding transcriptional regulator, with protein sequence MTVTLADVAAHAQVSPATVSRVLNGNYPVAAATRERVLRAVDELDYVVNGPASALAAATSDLAGILVNDIADPFFGIMASAIQAEIGGTGGRAGCERLAVVCNTGGSPEQELKYLTLLQRQRAAAVVLTGGAVTDAPHAAAVAAKLRKLAEGGTRVVLCGRPPVAGTGAVTLAFDNLGGARAVTDHLVGLGHRRIGCIAGPGERTTTRHRLEGHRLALAAAGIEEDARWTVHGRFDRRSGYEGALELLRRDPSLTALVAANDSVALGACAALRDSGLRVPDDISVTGFDDLPCSIDAVPALTTVRLPLAEAGARAGRLAMGREDPPGGGTASVRGELTVRGSTGAPRG encoded by the coding sequence ATGACGGTGACTCTGGCGGACGTGGCGGCGCACGCCCAGGTCTCCCCCGCGACGGTGTCGCGCGTGCTGAACGGCAACTACCCGGTGGCCGCGGCGACGCGGGAGCGGGTGCTGCGGGCGGTGGACGAACTGGACTACGTCGTCAACGGTCCGGCCAGCGCGCTCGCCGCCGCCACGTCCGATCTGGCCGGCATCCTCGTCAACGACATCGCCGACCCCTTTTTCGGGATCATGGCGAGCGCGATCCAGGCGGAGATCGGCGGGACCGGCGGCCGGGCGGGCTGCGAACGGCTCGCGGTCGTCTGCAACACGGGCGGCTCGCCGGAGCAGGAGCTGAAGTACCTGACGCTGCTCCAGCGGCAGCGGGCGGCGGCCGTGGTGCTGACCGGCGGGGCGGTGACCGACGCGCCGCACGCGGCGGCGGTCGCGGCGAAGCTGCGCAAGCTGGCGGAGGGCGGGACGCGGGTGGTGCTGTGCGGGCGGCCGCCGGTGGCCGGCACCGGGGCCGTCACGCTCGCCTTCGACAACCTCGGCGGGGCGCGTGCCGTCACGGACCACCTGGTCGGCCTCGGTCACCGGCGCATCGGCTGCATCGCCGGGCCCGGGGAGCGCACCACCACGCGGCACCGGCTCGAAGGGCACCGGCTCGCGCTGGCCGCGGCGGGGATCGAGGAGGACGCCCGCTGGACGGTGCACGGGCGGTTCGACCGGCGCTCGGGGTACGAGGGGGCACTGGAACTGCTGCGGCGCGATCCCTCGCTGACCGCGCTCGTCGCCGCGAACGACTCCGTCGCGCTGGGGGCGTGCGCCGCGCTGCGGGACTCCGGGCTGCGCGTCCCCGACGACATCTCGGTCACCGGATTCGACGACCTGCCGTGCAGCATCGACGCCGTGCCCGCCCTGACGACGGTGCGGCTCCCCCTGGCCGAGGCCGGCGCCCGCGCGGGCCGCCTCGCCATGGGCCGCGAGGACCCGCCCGGCGGCGGAACCGCCTCGGTGCGGGGGGAGTTGACGGTCCGCGGATCGACGGGGGCGCCCCGGGGGTGA
- a CDS encoding alkaline phosphatase family protein, with protein MAELTRRRLLGSGAGAAAISLLPPSVQKAVAAGPPRKGSLRDIEHVVLLMQENRSFDHYFGTLSGVRGFADPKALKLRGGRSVFHQPDTANPKGYLLPFHLDTRASSAQAIPSTSHAWTVQHQVWNGGRMDRWLSAHRKADGTKAPYVMGYYTREDIPFQYALAETFTICDNHFCSVLGPTWPNRLMWMTGTVDPGGTHGGPVTTNTAPAPYRWKTYAERLQAARVSWKVYHQDDDYGCNMLRRFAAFRDAKPGSDLHERGVRPQPEGTFEDDARADRLPAVSWIVPPGHQSEHPDYLPAAGADFVASKLEAIAANPKVWRKTAFILSYDENDGFFDHVPPPTPRAGTKGEFIGGLPIGAGFRVPAIVVSPWTVGGWVATEAFDHTSALRLLERFTGVEEPNISAWRRATFGDFTSAFRFSQARTSPPSLPGGTAAQLRKAQQEVATLPKPRLPGGDQTFPHQEPGRRPQV; from the coding sequence ATGGCAGAGTTGACTCGACGCAGACTCCTGGGCTCGGGCGCCGGTGCGGCGGCCATCAGCCTGCTCCCGCCGAGCGTCCAGAAGGCCGTCGCCGCCGGACCGCCCCGCAAGGGCTCCCTGCGCGACATCGAGCACGTCGTCCTGCTGATGCAGGAGAACCGGTCCTTCGACCACTACTTCGGCACGCTCTCCGGCGTGCGCGGCTTCGCCGACCCGAAGGCGCTCAAGCTCCGCGGCGGGCGCAGCGTCTTCCACCAGCCGGACACCGCCAACCCCAAGGGCTATCTGCTGCCCTTCCACCTCGACACCCGCGCCTCCAGCGCCCAGGCCATCCCGTCGACCAGCCACGCCTGGACGGTGCAGCACCAGGTCTGGAACGGCGGCCGGATGGACCGGTGGCTGTCTGCCCACCGCAAGGCCGACGGCACCAAGGCCCCCTACGTCATGGGCTACTACACACGCGAGGACATCCCGTTCCAGTACGCGCTCGCGGAGACCTTCACCATCTGCGACAACCACTTCTGCTCGGTCCTCGGCCCCACCTGGCCCAACCGCCTGATGTGGATGACCGGTACGGTCGACCCGGGCGGCACCCACGGCGGCCCGGTCACCACCAACACGGCCCCGGCGCCGTACCGCTGGAAGACGTACGCCGAGCGCCTCCAGGCGGCCAGGGTCAGCTGGAAGGTCTACCACCAGGACGACGACTACGGCTGCAACATGCTGCGGCGGTTCGCCGCGTTCCGCGACGCCAAGCCCGGCTCCGACCTGCACGAGCGCGGTGTGCGCCCGCAGCCCGAGGGCACCTTCGAGGACGACGCCCGCGCCGACCGGCTGCCGGCGGTGAGCTGGATCGTGCCGCCCGGCCACCAGTCGGAGCACCCGGACTACCTTCCCGCCGCCGGCGCGGACTTCGTGGCGTCCAAGCTCGAGGCCATCGCCGCGAACCCGAAGGTGTGGCGCAAGACGGCCTTCATCCTCAGCTACGACGAGAACGACGGCTTCTTCGACCACGTCCCGCCGCCCACCCCGCGCGCCGGGACGAAGGGCGAGTTCATCGGCGGGCTCCCGATCGGCGCCGGCTTCCGGGTGCCCGCGATCGTCGTCTCCCCGTGGACGGTGGGCGGCTGGGTCGCCACGGAGGCCTTCGACCACACCTCGGCCCTGCGCCTCCTGGAGCGCTTCACCGGCGTCGAGGAACCCAACATCAGCGCCTGGCGGCGTGCCACCTTCGGTGACTTCACCAGCGCCTTCCGCTTCTCCCAGGCCCGCACGAGCCCGCCCTCCCTCCCCGGCGGCACGGCGGCACAACTCCGCAAGGCCCAACAGGAGGTGGCGACCCTGCCGAAGCCCCGCCTGCCCGGCGGCGACCAGACCTTCCCCCACCAGGAACCGGGACGGCGGCCGCAGGTGTAG
- a CDS encoding sugar phosphate isomerase/epimerase family protein gives MKLAFSTLGVPGTALPEVLALASAHGFQGVELRAHPEEAVHVGLTPAERADAAALLRGSGVEPLALAGYVRVAAPGDDAPVLAELRELLRLAHDLQAPFVRVFPGGESEEADAIAARRLGTAAEDASALGVRILLETHDSHRTGADAIRVLGPVGHGRVGALWDVMHTWLGGEQPAQTYAALAPCLGYVQVKDIASAEDTTPLPLGAGVLPLAECVAVLRRGGWDGWLCWEYEKRWYERAAPLPGLLAEGHDHLVRLLDGTA, from the coding sequence ATGAAGCTTGCGTTCTCCACTCTCGGTGTCCCCGGTACGGCCCTTCCCGAGGTGCTGGCGCTCGCGTCCGCGCACGGCTTCCAGGGAGTCGAGCTGCGGGCGCACCCCGAGGAGGCGGTGCACGTCGGGCTGACCCCCGCCGAACGGGCCGACGCCGCCGCGCTGTTGCGCGGCTCCGGTGTCGAACCGCTGGCGCTCGCCGGGTACGTGCGCGTCGCCGCCCCCGGCGACGACGCGCCCGTACTGGCCGAACTGCGGGAACTGCTCCGGCTCGCGCACGACCTCCAGGCACCGTTCGTACGGGTGTTCCCCGGCGGAGAGTCCGAGGAGGCCGACGCCATCGCCGCCCGGCGGCTGGGCACCGCCGCCGAGGACGCCTCCGCCCTCGGCGTGCGGATCCTGCTGGAGACCCACGACTCGCACCGCACCGGTGCCGACGCGATCCGGGTGCTCGGGCCGGTGGGGCACGGCCGGGTGGGGGCGCTGTGGGATGTGATGCACACCTGGCTGGGCGGCGAGCAGCCGGCGCAGACGTACGCGGCGCTCGCCCCCTGCCTGGGATACGTGCAGGTCAAGGACATCGCGTCGGCCGAGGACACCACCCCGCTGCCGCTGGGCGCGGGGGTGCTGCCGCTCGCCGAGTGCGTGGCCGTGCTGCGCCGGGGCGGCTGGGACGGCTGGCTGTGCTGGGAGTACGAGAAGCGGTGGTACGAGCGGGCCGCCCCGCTGCCCGGCCTGCTCGCCGAGGGCCACGACCATCTCGTACGGCTGCTCGACGGGACGGCGTGA